In the genome of Polaromonas vacuolata, the window CAGCCATGTTGGCTAACGCGGATTGCAACCACTCGCGCTGCGCAATCAATTCTTTGGCTTGGGCTGCAAAAACTTGCCTGTGCTCAAGCGCGAACAACGCACATTCGCAGTTAAGCACGCTGATGTTGTAGGGCGGGCGGACTTTGTCAATCTCGGCAATTAAAGCCTTAGGCCCCATCATGTAGCCTAGGCGCACACCGGCCAAACCAAACTTGCTCAGCGTGCGCATGAGCAAGACATTGCTGTGCTTAACGATGCGGTCTATGTAGCTTTTGCTGGCAAAGGGTTGATAGGCTTCATCTAACACCACCAAGCCGGGCGCGGCGAGTATGATTTTTTCAATCACTTCGTCATCCCACAGATTGGCGGTGGGATTGTTTGGGTAAGCCAGATAAATGATGGCTGGCTGCTGCTCGGCAATCGCCGCTAGCATGGCGGTCTCGTCGAGTTCAAAGTCGGCCGTCAGCGGCACGCCGATAAAAGACAAGCCTTGCAACTGCGCACTCATGGCATACATCACAAAACCGGGCACCGGCGCGAGCACCGAAGCGCCAGGTATGGCGCAAGCCAGGGCCAACAACGAGATCAACTCATCCGAGCCATTGCCCAACATGATGTCAAAGCCTTCAGGCATTTGCGCGTAGTCGGCTAGCGCATGGCGTAAGTCGTTGACGCGGCCATCGGGATAGCGGTTTAACGCCAGCGCGCCTAAACGCTGACCCAGCACCTCTTGCAAGTGCGCTGGCAATGGATAGGGATTTTCCATTGCGTCGAGCTTGACCATACCGGCTGCGCTTTGGATGGCGTAGGCGTGCATGGACTGCACGTCCGAACGCAGCAATTTTTGTAGCTGGGTAGTCAAAGGTTTGGAGATCATGAATTCAGTTCAGTCGAGATTAGTCAATCAAGCGCATTTCGGCTGCCATAGCATGGGCTTGCAAGCCTTCGCCATAGGCTAGCTCAGCGGCGATCTTGCCGAGTATCTGGGCGCCGGCCTGACTGACTTCAATCAGGCTAGAGCGCTTTTGAAAATCGTAAACACCGAGCGGGCTGGAAAAGCGCGCTGTGCCGCTGGTGGGCAGCACATGGTTAGGGCCGGCGCAATAGTCACCCAGAGATTCGCTGGTGTAAGCACCCAGAAAAATCGCACCGGCGTGGCGTATCAAGGGCTCCCAGCGGTGCGGCTCGTTGCTAGAGATTTCTAAGTGTTCAGGCGCAATCCGATTGCTGATCTCGCAGGCCTCTTGCATGCTGCGGGTGTGGATTAAAGCACCGCGACCGTTCAGCGATTTGGCAATGATTTCAGCGCGCGGCATGCTCGGCAGCAAACGCGTAATCGCCTCTTGCACCGCGTCAATATAGGCGGCGTCCGGGCATAACAAAATGCTTTGCGCTAACTCGTCGTGCTCGGCTTGACTGAACAAGTCCATCGCTACCCAGTCGGCCGGTGTGCTGCCGTCTGCCAACACCAAAATCTCTGACGGGCCGGCAATCATATCTATGCCAACCGTGCCAAACACCCGACGTTTGGCCGCTGCGACATAGGCGTTCCCCGGGCCGGTGATTTTGTCGACCGCTGGAATCGTCGCAGTTCCATAAGCCAGTGCGGCAACCGCCTGTGCGCCACCAATGGTGAAAGCGCGGCTAACACCGGCTACATAGGCGGCGGCCAACACCAAGGCATTTTTCTCGCCGCGCGGCGTGGGCACGACCATGATGATTTCAGCAACCCCGGCGACATGCGCGGGTATCGCGTTCATCAAAACCGAGGACGGATAAGCGGCCTTGCCACCGGGCACATAAATTCCTACGCGGTCTAGCGGCGTGACCTTTTGGCCTAGCAAGGTGCCGTCTTCGTCCTTATAACTCCAGCTCTCACCACTGGCCTTTTTCTGCGCTTGGTGATAGCTGCGCACGCGGCTGGCTGCGGCTTGAAGTGCGTCGCGCTGGGCGGTGGGAAGGGACTCGAACGCAGCTTTGAGCTCGGCCTGGGTGAGCTCCAAGCTGTTCATATCAAACACTTCGAGCGCATCAAAGCGCGCGGTGTAATCTAAAACAGCGGCGTCACCACGCACTTTGACGTCAGCCAAAATATCAGCTACCCGCTGCTCTATCGCCGCGTCGGTATCCGCCGACCAATGCAGGCGGGCTTTGAAGTCAGCTTCAAAATTTGCAGCAGATGTTGAAAGGCGAACAGGTGTGGCGACTAGAGTCATAACGTTTTTTAAAATTTACTTTTGAATGGCCTGAGCGAAAGCATCAATGAGCTTGCGTATCGGCACTTGCTTGAGTTTGAGCGCAGTTTGATTGACCACCAAGTGCGAGCTAATGTCCATGATGCGCTCGACTTCAATTAAGTGATTGGCCTTGAGCGTATTA includes:
- the hisC gene encoding histidinol-phosphate transaminase is translated as MISKPLTTQLQKLLRSDVQSMHAYAIQSAAGMVKLDAMENPYPLPAHLQEVLGQRLGALALNRYPDGRVNDLRHALADYAQMPEGFDIMLGNGSDELISLLALACAIPGASVLAPVPGFVMYAMSAQLQGLSFIGVPLTADFELDETAMLAAIAEQQPAIIYLAYPNNPTANLWDDEVIEKIILAAPGLVVLDEAYQPFASKSYIDRIVKHSNVLLMRTLSKFGLAGVRLGYMMGPKALIAEIDKVRPPYNISVLNCECALFALEHRQVFAAQAKELIAQREWLQSALANMAGVKAWHSDANMILLRVDDAAKTFDAMKARGVLVKNVSKMHELLANCLRVTVGSAQENAQLLAALKDSL
- the hisD gene encoding histidinol dehydrogenase, translated to MTLVATPVRLSTSAANFEADFKARLHWSADTDAAIEQRVADILADVKVRGDAAVLDYTARFDALEVFDMNSLELTQAELKAAFESLPTAQRDALQAAASRVRSYHQAQKKASGESWSYKDEDGTLLGQKVTPLDRVGIYVPGGKAAYPSSVLMNAIPAHVAGVAEIIMVVPTPRGEKNALVLAAAYVAGVSRAFTIGGAQAVAALAYGTATIPAVDKITGPGNAYVAAAKRRVFGTVGIDMIAGPSEILVLADGSTPADWVAMDLFSQAEHDELAQSILLCPDAAYIDAVQEAITRLLPSMPRAEIIAKSLNGRGALIHTRSMQEACEISNRIAPEHLEISSNEPHRWEPLIRHAGAIFLGAYTSESLGDYCAGPNHVLPTSGTARFSSPLGVYDFQKRSSLIEVSQAGAQILGKIAAELAYGEGLQAHAMAAEMRLID